Below is a window of Thermofilum sp. DNA.
AGTTGTTCAAGCTGGCCTGAAGGTACCGGCGCCCACTTCAGGAACTCGTAGGCAAAGAAGGCCCTACCCTGAGTCGCTTCCCTGAACTCATCCGCGATGTTGAAGCTCTCCGCTACTGGGAGCTCTGCTAGCACACGCATTACAAGGCCCTTCTCCTCCATCGATATTATCTTACCTCTGTGCCTGTTGAGGACGGTTAGTGCTCCGCTTAGCTGCGCTGACGGTACTTTGATGTCCACTTTCAGTATGGGCTCCAGCAAGGTGGGCTTCGCGGACAAGAACGATGCCATGATGCTGTTTTTAGTTGCCGGCATAATCTGCGCGGGACCGCGGTGCGCAGGGTCTTCGTGGAGCACCGCGTCGACAAGCACGACCTTTACTCCACGCACCGGCTCCTGGGCGAGAGGGCCTGCCTCCATCGACCATCTGAAACCTTGAACTATAGTGTCCCGCACTTCCCTGAGGTATTGAACGCCTGTGGTGCGGTTGACGATCACGTTGAAGTTCTCGTCGATATCCCAGATGTTTCGGGCCTCGTCCGTGTCCCAGCCAGCGTACTCGCGGAGGATATTTGCTCTCTCACGCCAGTCCTGGTCCGCGTAAACCTTGCCCTCCTGCATGAGCTTTATAGTCTCCTCGTTGAGAGGCTCGGTGTAGAGGTACAGCTTATTGTGCTTGTTCGGCGATTTACCCTCGAAGACTTCGCCTTTCTCCCTCACGGTCTCTCTGTACCGCACTATCGGCGGAGAGGTCACTATATCCAGCCCGGTCCTCTGCTTCAGATCCCATAGCGTGATCTCGAGGTGCAGAGTTCCCACACCGCTTATCAGGTACTCACCGGTCTCCTGGTTGATGTAAACCTTGAGTGTGGGGTCCTCGATCGCAAGCTTCCTTAGAGCGTCTACCAGCTTGGGTAGATCGCCGCTCCTCTTGGGCTCGATAGCTATAGTGACTACGGGCTCCGCGACGTAGGCAAGGTGCTCGAAAGGCGTCATCACATCCTTGAATCTCGAGTCAACTACGGTCTCCCCGGCACGCGCTTTATCAAGCCCTAGGATAGCGACGATGTTCCCTGCAGGTACCTGCTCTATCTTCTCCCTGTAGGGTCCCATGTAGAGGCCCACTTGCAGAACTTTCCCAGTGTCCTTCGCGTTAACAAGATAGACTTCTTGCCCCTCCACGACAGTACCGCTGAATACCCTACCGGTTGCTACCTGACCAGCGTGAGGGTCTACGGTGATCTTACTCACGGCAACGACTGTTGGCCCCTCCGGGTCGCACTCCAGCATGGCTTTCCCGATTTCGCTGCTTAACTCTCCACGCCATAGCCGAGGCACTCTATACTTCTGAGCTTCGCGAGGGTTGGGGATGTGCTCTACGACCATGTCGAGGAGAGCTACGTAGAGGGGAAAATCTCGTGCCAACTCCTCGTGGTTACCGTGCTCGTACGCGTCGATTATGTAGTCGAACTTCACTCCTTTCTCTACTGCTATGGGTACTGTGAGTCCCCACTTGTGGAGGGCGCTGCCGAAAGCAACCTGGCCCTTCGCGATGTCAACCTTCCACTTATCTCTAAACTCTTTGTCTGCATAAAGCTCTATCAACCCGTTAAACTCCTTCACGATTTCCACGAATCTTTGTTGAATCTCTCGGGGACCTAGCCGAAGCTCCTTGATAAGCCTATCCACCTTGTTTATGTAGAGGAGAGGTTTCACGTACTCTTGTAGTGCTTGGCGCACAACGGTCTCTGTCTGAGTCATCACGCCCTCCACAGCGTCTACGACAACTATGCCGCCATCCATCATTCTCAAACTGCGCGTGACATGGCCCGTAAAGTCAACGTGTCCGGGAGTGTCCACGAGATTTACCACGTAGGGCTTATTCTCCCACTCGTGGTACAGGGATACGTTCGCCGCTTTCACGGTCATCTGCCTTAGCTGCTCAATCTCGACGTAGTCCAGCGCCAAGGCCTGTCCAGCAACCTTAGGGCTAAGGATGCCGGCACCCATCAGGAGAGAATCCGAGGTCGTTGTCTTCCCGTGGTCTACGTGGGCTAAGGTGCCGATGTTCCTGACCTGCTCGACGT
It encodes the following:
- a CDS encoding elongation factor EF-2 → MPRYKQVEEIAKIMRNVEQVRNIGTLAHVDHGKTTTSDSLLMGAGILSPKVAGQALALDYVEIEQLRQMTVKAANVSLYHEWENKPYVVNLVDTPGHVDFTGHVTRSLRMMDGGIVVVDAVEGVMTQTETVVRQALQEYVKPLLYINKVDRLIKELRLGPREIQQRFVEIVKEFNGLIELYADKEFRDKWKVDIAKGQVAFGSALHKWGLTVPIAVEKGVKFDYIIDAYEHGNHEELARDFPLYVALLDMVVEHIPNPREAQKYRVPRLWRGELSSEIGKAMLECDPEGPTVVAVSKITVDPHAGQVATGRVFSGTVVEGQEVYLVNAKDTGKVLQVGLYMGPYREKIEQVPAGNIVAILGLDKARAGETVVDSRFKDVMTPFEHLAYVAEPVVTIAIEPKRSGDLPKLVDALRKLAIEDPTLKVYINQETGEYLISGVGTLHLEITLWDLKQRTGLDIVTSPPIVRYRETVREKGEVFEGKSPNKHNKLYLYTEPLNEETIKLMQEGKVYADQDWRERANILREYAGWDTDEARNIWDIDENFNVIVNRTTGVQYLREVRDTIVQGFRWSMEAGPLAQEPVRGVKVVLVDAVLHEDPAHRGPAQIMPATKNSIMASFLSAKPTLLEPILKVDIKVPSAQLSGALTVLNRHRGKIISMEEKGLVMRVLAELPVAESFNIADEFREATQGRAFFAYEFLKWAPVPSGQLEQLVLAIRERKGLPKKLPRVEDYVGP